GATCGACATCAAGTTCTTCTAAAGAACTGTCTCTTAGTTGTTCTTCTAATTGAACGATACCGTCAATTTTTTCGATGAAGAAGGGATCCATTCCTGTAATCTTGCAAATCTTATCTTTTCGATAACCACGGCGAAGCATCTCGGCAAGGTCAAACAGACGCTCATCATCCGGCACTTGCACTCGTCGCTTCAGTTCGTCCATTGAACGATTTTCCGCTTTTTTATGGTATAAGGAATATTGTCCGATCTCTAGGGACCGTACCGCTTTTAAAAGGGCTGCTTCAAGATTATTCCCGATGGCCATGACTTCACCTGTCGCCATCATTTTTGTCCCCAATGTCTTCTTCGCTCGGCGGAACTTATCAAAAGGCCACTTAGGTATTTTTACAACACAATAGTCAAGCGTTGGTTCAAAGCAAGCTTGTGTCTTTTTCGTTACTGCATTTTGGATCTCATCTAGACGAAATCCTAAGGCCAACTTGGCACTGACTTTGGCAATCGGGTAACCGGTCGCCTTACTCGCTAGTGCGGAAGAACGGCTCACGCGAGGGTTTATCTCAATGACCGCGTATTCAAAGCTTTCCGGATGCAGTGCCAGCTGAACATTACATCCACCAATGATACCGACTTCATTGATAATGTCTAGGGATGCTTTTCGAAGCAACTGATATTCAACATCTGACAGGGTTTGTGAGGGTGCTACAACAATACTGTCTCCAGTATGGACACCAACCGGATCGATGTTTTCCATATTACACACCGTGATGGAGTTTCCCGCTGCATCACGCATGACTTCATACTCGACTTCTTTCCACCCTTTAATGGATTTTTCTAGAAGGACTTGTCCAACGCGGCTTAGCTGTAAGCCTGTAGCTAAGATTTGCTTAAGCTCTTCCTTATCTTCAGCAATTCCTCCACCGGATCCTCCAAGCGTATAGGCCGGACGTACAACCACTGGATAGCCGATTTGATTGGCAAATTCAACGCCATCTTCTAAACTGGTGACAATCTTACTTTCAATAACCGGTTGTCCAATACGTTCCATTAGCTTTTTAAAGTCGTCTCTGTCTTCTCCTTCTTTGATAGATTCAATGGAGGTTCCAATAACCCGTACATTATACTTTTCCAAAATACCTTTGTCATGAAGTTCAACCGCAATATTTAGTCCTGTTTGTCCGCCCATTCCGGCAATAACGCTGTCCGGTCTTTCTTCTTTAATCACCTTTTCTAAAAATTCAATAGTCAAGGGTTCAATATATATTTTATCTGCAACTTCTTTATCCGTCATAATCGTTGCAGGATTTGAGTTCACTAAAACAGTCGTCACACCTTCTTCTCGAAGTGCTTGACAAGCTTGGGTTCCTGAGTAGTCAAATTCTGCCGCTTGACCGATGATAATTGGTCCAGAACCGATAACAAGAACTTTTTTTATAGATAAATCTTTAGGCATGATGTTCTCCTTTCATAAGTGCAACAAATTCATCAAAGATTGGGTCGGTGTCATGAGGACCCGGACACGCTTCGGGATGAAACTGTATGGAATAGATTCGATTGCTGTGATCTTTCATTCCTTCAACCGTTTGATCATTGAGGTTGATATGGGTTACCTCAATGCCTTCTGGTAAAGTCTCGGCTTCTACAACGTATCCGTGATTTTGCGATGTAATCATCACTCGTCCTGTCTGAAGATCTTTAACCGGATGGTTAGCACCACGATGACCAAATTTAAGTTTTGTGGTGTTGGCACCCATTGCTAAAGCCAAGATTTGATGACCTAGGCAAATACCCGTCATTGGTTTTTTCCCAATGAGTTTTTTAACTTCTTTGATGCCTTCTTCTAAGTCTTTTGGATCGCCAGGTCCATTGGACAAAAAGATACCGTCCGGGTTCTCCTTGAGAATCTCCTCTGCTGTAGCACTTGCCGGAAAAATTGTCATTGCACACTGGCGGCTTTGAAAAGAACGTACAATATTATTTTTCATACCGTAATCAATCATCGCTATATGAGGTCCTTCCCCCGGTATATGTGTTACCTCCGGTCGGCTCACTTCTGCAACTGCCCTTGTATTATTAAAACTTTCAATTTTACTTTTGATTTGACTTTCGGTCAGTTCTCGAACAGCAATGATTCCTCGCATGGTTCCAACATTACGAATAATTTTTGTAAGCGCTCGTGTATCGATACCTTCAAGACCAATAATCTTATTTTTTCGCATATAGTCTTCCAGCTCAAATTCACATCGCCAGTTGCTAGGGTTCTTGCAGTTTTCTCGAACAATAAAGCCGCGAACTTTTACAGAGCTTGATTCGATATCATCAATATTGATGCCATAATTTCCAATTAATGGATAGGTCATGGTTACGATTTGTCCATAATAAGAAGGGTCGGTCAACACTTCCTGATAACCTGTCATCCCTGTATTAAAAACAACTTCTCCAATGGTTTCTTTCATATAGCCAAATGCTTTTCCATGAAATACCATGCCATTTTCTAAAATCAATTGTGCTTTCATATATTGTCCTTTCTTATATAACCCGGTTCAAATCATTTTTCATATCAATAACGGCTTGCCGCGATGCCTTTGCAAAATCAACAACCGAAAAGTCCTTCTTGTATTTTGGATTATTGTAAGCTGCAATGATCCCGCGTGATGAATTTACAATTGCCCCTAATCCGTCCTTATTAAAGCATCCAGCCAAATCTTCTGCTGTTGCCCCTTGAGCTCCATATCCAGGAACCAAGAAGAAGGTATGTGGCATTTGTTTTCTTAATGCAATGCCTTGTTCTTTATGTGTTGCTCCCACAACCGCTCCAATTTTTGAAAATCCATAGTCGCCAATCATATCTTGTCCCCATTGGCTAACAAGTTGCCCCACATACTCATACATGTATTGGTCACCGACACGTAAATCCTGGATTTGACCACTGTTAGGATTTGATGTCTTAACCAAGAGGAAAAGGCCTTTGTTGCGATTTTTACATGCATCGAAGTAGGGTTCCACTGAGTCAATACCTAAAAACGGATTCAA
This sequence is a window from Vallitaleaceae bacterium 9-2. Protein-coding genes within it:
- the pyrF gene encoding orotidine-5'-phosphate decarboxylase, with product MIDQMIQKIKETNNPTVVGLDPRLDLVPNHIKEEAYDKYGKTLKAAAQSYLAFNKAIIDEVYDLIPAVKPQVAMYEQLGAEGIAAYIETIEYAKSKGLVIIGDIKRSDIASTATSYAQGHIGLVQVEEEHFEVYKEDFITLNPFLGIDSVEPYFDACKNRNKGLFLLVKTSNPNSGQIQDLRVGDQYMYEYVGQLVSQWGQDMIGDYGFSKIGAVVGATHKEQGIALRKQMPHTFFLVPGYGAQGATAEDLAGCFNKDGLGAIVNSSRGIIAAYNNPKYKKDFSVVDFAKASRQAVIDMKNDLNRVI
- the carA gene encoding glutamine-hydrolyzing carbamoyl-phosphate synthase small subunit; amino-acid sequence: MKAQLILENGMVFHGKAFGYMKETIGEVVFNTGMTGYQEVLTDPSYYGQIVTMTYPLIGNYGINIDDIESSSVKVRGFIVRENCKNPSNWRCEFELEDYMRKNKIIGLEGIDTRALTKIIRNVGTMRGIIAVRELTESQIKSKIESFNNTRAVAEVSRPEVTHIPGEGPHIAMIDYGMKNNIVRSFQSRQCAMTIFPASATAEEILKENPDGIFLSNGPGDPKDLEEGIKEVKKLIGKKPMTGICLGHQILALAMGANTTKLKFGHRGANHPVKDLQTGRVMITSQNHGYVVEAETLPEGIEVTHINLNDQTVEGMKDHSNRIYSIQFHPEACPGPHDTDPIFDEFVALMKGEHHA